A single Streptomyces sp. Edi2 DNA region contains:
- a CDS encoding LCP family protein, translating into MADSNGTAKTAESRARGIRATGRRRKGPTRRRRALTITLCTLTSVVLLGGAGLGYVYFKLNGNLKGVDINAALGHDRPKNVDDGSMDILVMGSDSRAGKNGEYGKDEGGARSDTAMIVHVYKGRKKASVVSVPRDTMIKRPDCTTKDGKDAPGAQRAMFNTAFEVGGPACAVKTVESISGVRMDHFVEVDFTGFKKLIDALGGVEVTTKKPIDDNNSHLHLPAGKHTLGGEQSLGLVRTRHGVPGGDGSDLGRIQLQQAFIKALMNQVKNVGVLTNPTKLYDIADTATKAITTDTDLNSVSELTGLAKSLGNIGSDHIDMVTLPVTYDPANPDRVVPLMKKSEQVWDALRQDRDIPKSAIKGSAGDQGGTDKYVK; encoded by the coding sequence ATGGCGGACAGCAACGGGACCGCGAAGACGGCCGAAAGCCGTGCCCGCGGCATACGTGCCACGGGCCGCCGGCGCAAGGGCCCGACCCGACGCCGCCGAGCGCTGACCATCACCCTGTGCACGCTGACCAGCGTCGTACTGCTGGGTGGGGCCGGACTCGGCTACGTCTACTTCAAGCTCAACGGCAATCTGAAGGGCGTCGACATCAACGCCGCCCTCGGACACGACCGGCCGAAGAACGTCGACGACGGTTCGATGGACATCCTCGTGATGGGGTCCGACTCCCGCGCCGGCAAGAACGGGGAGTACGGCAAGGACGAGGGCGGCGCCCGTTCCGACACGGCGATGATCGTGCACGTCTACAAGGGCCGTAAGAAGGCCAGCGTGGTCAGCGTCCCGCGGGACACCATGATCAAGCGTCCCGACTGCACCACCAAGGACGGCAAGGACGCCCCCGGTGCGCAGCGGGCGATGTTCAACACGGCGTTCGAGGTCGGCGGGCCGGCCTGCGCGGTCAAGACCGTGGAGTCGATCAGCGGGGTCCGGATGGACCACTTCGTCGAGGTCGACTTCACCGGCTTCAAGAAGCTCATCGACGCGCTCGGCGGGGTGGAGGTCACCACCAAGAAGCCGATCGACGACAACAACAGTCATCTGCACCTGCCGGCCGGCAAGCACACCCTGGGCGGCGAGCAGTCGCTCGGCCTGGTCCGCACCCGGCACGGGGTGCCCGGCGGCGACGGCAGCGACCTGGGCCGCATCCAGCTGCAGCAGGCGTTCATCAAGGCCCTGATGAACCAGGTCAAGAACGTCGGGGTGCTCACCAACCCCACCAAGCTCTACGACATCGCCGACACGGCCACCAAGGCCATCACCACCGACACCGACCTCAACTCGGTCAGCGAACTGACCGGCCTGGCCAAGAGCCTGGGCAACATCGGTTCGGACCACATCGACATGGTGACGCTGCCGGTGACGTACGACCCCGCCAACCCCGACCGCGTGGTGCCGCTGATGAAGAAGAGCGAGCAGGTCTGGGACGCGCTGCGCCAGGACAGGGACATCCCCAAGTCCGCGATCAAGGGCTCGGCCGGTGACCAGGGCGGCACGGACAAGTACGTGAAGTAG
- a CDS encoding L-threonylcarbamoyladenylate synthase yields MARRYDCSDATDRTTGLREAASAVRRGELVVLPTDTVYGIGADAFSAEAVGDLLEAKGRGRGMPSPVLVGSPNTLHGLVTDFSEQAWELVDAFWPGALTLVAKHQPSLTWDLGETRGTVAVRMPLHPVAIELLTEFGPMAVSSANLTGHPSPQDCDAAQEMLGDSVSVYLDGGPTPAAVPSSIVDVTGKIPVLLREGALSAEELRKVVPELEVAN; encoded by the coding sequence ATGGCACGGCGATACGACTGCAGCGACGCGACCGACCGCACCACCGGTCTGCGCGAGGCCGCCTCGGCCGTCCGCCGCGGTGAGCTGGTCGTGCTGCCCACCGACACCGTCTACGGCATCGGTGCGGACGCCTTCAGCGCCGAGGCCGTCGGCGACCTGCTGGAGGCCAAGGGCCGCGGGCGCGGCATGCCCTCCCCGGTCCTCGTCGGGTCCCCCAACACCCTGCACGGCCTGGTCACCGACTTCTCCGAGCAGGCCTGGGAGCTGGTCGACGCCTTCTGGCCCGGGGCGCTCACCCTCGTCGCCAAGCACCAGCCGTCCCTGACCTGGGACCTGGGCGAGACCCGGGGCACGGTCGCGGTGCGGATGCCGCTGCACCCCGTCGCGATCGAGCTGCTGACCGAGTTCGGCCCGATGGCCGTCTCCAGTGCCAACCTCACCGGCCACCCGTCCCCGCAGGACTGCGACGCCGCACAGGAAATGCTCGGCGACTCGGTCTCGGTCTACCTCGACGGCGGTCCGACGCCCGCCGCCGTGCCCTCCTCGATCGTCGATGTCACCGGCAAGATCCCGGTGCTGCTGCGCGAGGGCGCGCTCAGCGCGGAGGAACTGCGCAAGGTGGTACCCGAGCTCGAGGTGGCCAATTGA
- the rho gene encoding transcription termination factor Rho → MSDTTDLMGARTDGSATEPAADAPAAPATARRRRSGTGLDGMVLAELQQVASGLGIKGTARMRKSQLIEVIKEKQAGGSSQAASGSGSAAKADAPADTETKPKRRTTSKARTGEDSAEQTAGKAAKGGKAADKSGSQQQIDIPGQPVSDEQPAGERRRRRATAAAGSPEGASGDVKTETRVEAKTEVKADAKTDTATAPQETGEGRPGKGERQDRGDRGDRGQKGDRGDRGQRQRDRGDRRKGDAGDGGGQGGQGGQGGQRQRDRRTDDDDDFEGGRRGRRGRYRDRRGRRGGREDFGNEPQVTEDDVLIPVAGILDILDNYAFIRTSGYLPGPNDVYVSLAQVRKNGLRKGDHVTGAVRQPKDGERREKFNALVRLDTVNSVAPEQGRGRPEFGKLTPLYPQERLRLEGESGGLTTRIIDLVTPIGKGQRGLIVAPPKTGKTMIMQAVANSITRNNPECHLMVVLVDERPEEVTDMQRSVKGEVISSTFDRPAEDHTTVAELAIERAKRLVELGHDVVVLLDSITRLGRAYNLAAPASGRILSGGVDSTALYPPKRFFGAARNIEDGGSLTILATALVETGSRMDEVIFEEFKGTGNLELKLDRKLSDKRIFPAVDVDASSTRKEEILMGSDELAVVWKLRRVLHALDQQQAIELLLDKMKQTKSNAEFLLQIQKTTPTAGNGND, encoded by the coding sequence GTGAGCGACACCACCGATCTGATGGGCGCGCGCACCGATGGCAGTGCCACCGAGCCCGCCGCGGACGCTCCCGCCGCTCCTGCTACCGCACGGCGCCGCCGTTCCGGCACCGGCCTTGACGGCATGGTCCTGGCGGAGCTGCAGCAGGTCGCCTCCGGCCTCGGTATCAAGGGCACCGCGCGGATGCGCAAGAGCCAGCTGATCGAGGTCATCAAGGAGAAGCAGGCCGGGGGCTCCTCCCAGGCCGCTTCAGGCTCGGGTTCCGCGGCCAAGGCCGACGCGCCCGCCGACACCGAGACCAAGCCCAAGCGCCGTACGACCTCCAAGGCCCGTACCGGCGAGGACAGCGCGGAGCAGACCGCAGGCAAGGCCGCCAAGGGCGGCAAGGCCGCGGACAAGTCCGGCTCCCAGCAGCAGATCGACATCCCCGGCCAGCCCGTCAGCGACGAGCAGCCGGCCGGCGAGCGCCGCCGGCGCCGTGCCACCGCCGCCGCGGGCAGCCCCGAGGGCGCCTCGGGCGACGTCAAGACCGAGACCAGGGTCGAGGCGAAGACCGAGGTCAAGGCGGATGCCAAGACCGACACCGCGACCGCCCCGCAGGAGACCGGCGAGGGCCGGCCGGGCAAGGGCGAGCGTCAGGACCGCGGCGACCGCGGCGACCGCGGCCAGAAGGGCGACCGCGGCGACCGCGGCCAGCGCCAGCGCGACCGCGGTGACCGCCGCAAGGGCGACGCCGGTGACGGCGGCGGCCAGGGCGGTCAGGGCGGCCAGGGCGGCCAGCGCCAGCGCGACCGCCGCACCGATGACGACGACGACTTCGAGGGCGGACGCCGGGGCCGTCGCGGCCGCTACCGCGACCGCCGGGGCCGTCGTGGGGGCCGTGAGGACTTCGGCAACGAGCCGCAGGTCACCGAGGACGACGTCCTGATCCCCGTCGCGGGCATCCTCGACATCCTCGACAACTACGCATTCATCCGGACCTCCGGCTACCTGCCCGGCCCGAACGACGTGTACGTCTCGCTCGCCCAGGTCCGCAAGAACGGCCTGCGCAAGGGTGACCACGTCACCGGCGCGGTCCGCCAGCCCAAGGACGGCGAGCGGCGCGAGAAGTTCAACGCGCTGGTCCGGCTCGACACCGTCAACAGCGTGGCGCCCGAACAGGGCCGCGGACGGCCGGAGTTCGGGAAGCTGACGCCCCTTTACCCGCAGGAGCGGCTGCGCCTGGAGGGCGAGTCGGGCGGCCTGACGACCCGGATCATCGACCTGGTCACGCCGATCGGCAAGGGCCAGCGTGGTCTGATCGTGGCCCCGCCGAAGACCGGCAAGACCATGATCATGCAGGCGGTCGCCAACTCGATCACCCGCAACAACCCCGAGTGCCACCTGATGGTCGTCCTGGTCGACGAGCGTCCGGAAGAGGTCACCGACATGCAGCGGTCGGTGAAGGGCGAGGTCATCTCCTCGACCTTCGACCGCCCGGCCGAGGACCACACCACCGTCGCCGAGCTGGCCATCGAGCGTGCCAAGCGCCTCGTCGAGCTGGGTCACGACGTGGTCGTCCTGCTGGACTCGATCACCCGTCTGGGCCGTGCGTACAACCTCGCCGCCCCGGCCTCGGGCCGCATCCTGTCCGGTGGTGTCGACTCGACCGCGCTCTACCCGCCGAAGCGCTTCTTCGGCGCCGCGCGCAACATCGAGGACGGCGGCTCGCTGACCATCCTGGCCACCGCGCTGGTCGAGACCGGCTCGCGGATGGACGAGGTGATCTTCGAGGAGTTCAAGGGCACCGGCAACCTGGAGCTCAAGCTCGACCGCAAGCTCTCGGACAAGCGCATCTTCCCGGCGGTGGACGTGGACGCGTCCAGCACCCGTAAGGAAGAGATCCTCATGGGCAGCGACGAGCTCGCCGTCGTGTGGAAGCTGCGCCGGGTGCTGCACGCCCTGGACCAGCAGCAGGCCATCGAGCTGCTGCTGGACAAGATGAAGCAGACGAAGTCCAACGCGGAGTTCCTGCTGCAGATCCAGAAGACGACGCCGACCGCGGGCAACGGCAACGACTGA
- the prfA gene encoding peptide chain release factor 1 — translation MFEAVEELIGEHADLEKRLADPAVHADQREAMRLNKRYAELTPIIATYRDWKQTGDDMETARELAADDPDFADEVKELDARREELTEKLRLLLVPRDPSDDKDVILEVKAGEGGEESALFAGDLLRMYLRYAERAGWKTEILEANESDLGGYKDVQVAVKTKGGGGATEPGQGVWARLKYEGGVHRVQRVPATESQGRIHTSAAGVLVTPEAEEVEVEIGPNDLRIDVYRSSGPGGQSVNTTDSAVRITHLPTGIVVSCQNEKSQLQNKEQALRILRSRLLAAAQEEAEKEASDARRSQVRTVDRSERIRTYNFPENRISDHRVGFKAYNLDQVLDGELDPVIQACVDADSAAKLAAAQ, via the coding sequence ATGTTCGAGGCGGTCGAGGAACTGATCGGCGAGCACGCCGATCTCGAGAAGCGGCTGGCCGACCCCGCGGTCCACGCCGACCAGCGCGAGGCCATGCGGCTCAACAAGCGCTACGCGGAGCTCACCCCGATCATCGCGACGTACCGCGACTGGAAGCAGACCGGTGACGACATGGAGACCGCGCGCGAACTCGCCGCGGACGACCCGGACTTCGCCGACGAGGTCAAGGAGCTCGACGCCCGGCGCGAGGAGCTGACCGAAAAGCTGCGGCTGCTGCTCGTCCCGCGCGACCCCAGCGACGACAAGGACGTCATCCTCGAGGTCAAGGCCGGCGAGGGCGGCGAGGAGTCCGCACTGTTCGCCGGTGACCTGCTGCGGATGTACCTGCGCTACGCCGAGCGGGCCGGCTGGAAGACCGAGATCCTGGAGGCCAACGAGTCCGACCTCGGCGGCTACAAGGACGTCCAGGTCGCCGTGAAGACCAAGGGCGGGGGCGGCGCCACCGAGCCGGGACAGGGCGTCTGGGCACGGCTGAAGTACGAGGGCGGGGTGCACCGCGTCCAGCGCGTGCCCGCCACCGAATCGCAGGGCCGGATCCACACCTCCGCGGCCGGCGTGCTGGTCACGCCCGAGGCCGAGGAGGTCGAGGTCGAGATCGGCCCCAACGACCTGCGGATCGACGTCTACCGCTCCTCCGGGCCCGGCGGCCAGTCCGTCAACACCACCGACTCCGCGGTGCGCATCACCCACCTGCCCACCGGCATCGTCGTCTCCTGCCAGAACGAGAAGAGCCAGCTCCAGAACAAGGAGCAGGCGCTGCGTATCCTGCGCTCCCGGCTGCTGGCCGCCGCCCAGGAAGAGGCCGAGAAGGAGGCGTCGGACGCCCGGCGCAGCCAGGTCCGCACGGTTGACCGCTCCGAGCGCATCCGTACGTACAACTTCCCGGAAAACCGCATCTCGGACCACCGGGTCGGCTTCAAGGCGTACAACTTGGACCAGGTGCTCGACGGCGAACTCGACCCGGTCATCCAGGCGTGTGTCGACGCCGACTCGGCCGCCAAGCTCGCCGCCGCCCAGTAG
- the prmC gene encoding peptide chain release factor N(5)-glutamine methyltransferase yields the protein MNLLLAEVAQATQRLADAGVPSPRFDAEELAAFVHGVKRGELHHVKDADFDARYWEAVARREAREPLQHITGRAFFRYLELAVGPGVFVPRPETESVVGWAIDAVRAMDVVEPLIVDLCTGSGAIALALAQEVPRSRVHAVELSEQALEYARKNVEGSRVVLHQGDALTALPELDGQVDLVVSNPPYIPLTEWEYVAPEARDHDPELALFSGQDGLDTIRGIERTAHRLLRPGGVVVIEHADTQGGQVPWIFTEERGWADAADHPDLNNRPRFATARRATP from the coding sequence GTGAACCTTCTGCTCGCCGAGGTGGCCCAGGCCACCCAGCGGCTGGCCGACGCCGGTGTGCCCTCGCCGCGCTTCGACGCCGAGGAACTCGCCGCGTTCGTGCACGGCGTCAAGCGGGGGGAGCTGCACCACGTCAAGGACGCGGACTTCGACGCCCGCTACTGGGAGGCCGTCGCCCGCCGCGAGGCCCGTGAACCGCTCCAGCACATCACCGGCCGGGCGTTCTTCCGCTACCTCGAACTCGCCGTCGGGCCCGGGGTGTTCGTACCCCGCCCGGAGACCGAGTCGGTGGTCGGCTGGGCGATAGACGCCGTACGGGCCATGGACGTCGTCGAGCCGCTGATCGTCGATCTGTGCACCGGCTCGGGGGCCATCGCGCTCGCCCTGGCCCAGGAGGTGCCCCGCTCGCGGGTGCACGCCGTGGAGCTGTCCGAACAGGCGCTGGAGTACGCCCGCAAGAACGTCGAGGGGTCCCGCGTCGTTCTCCATCAAGGCGACGCGCTGACCGCGCTTCCCGAACTGGACGGGCAGGTCGACCTGGTCGTCTCCAACCCGCCGTACATCCCGCTGACCGAGTGGGAGTACGTCGCACCCGAGGCACGCGACCACGACCCCGAGCTCGCGCTGTTCTCGGGCCAGGACGGCCTGGACACGATCCGGGGCATCGAGCGGACCGCACACCGCCTGCTGCGCCCCGGCGGAGTGGTCGTCATCGAGCATGCCGACACCCAGGGCGGGCAGGTGCCGTGGATCTTCACCGAGGAGCGGGGCTGGGCCGATGCGGCCGACCACCCGGACCTCAACAACAGGCCCCGTTTCGCCACCGCGCGCCGGGCGACGCCATGA
- the thrB gene encoding homoserine kinase, translating to MAGPAFRAAAVRVRTPATSANLGPGFDALGLSLGLYDDVVVRVADSGLHIDIAGEGADSLPRDESHLLVRSMRTAFELLGGQPRGLEIVCANRIPHGRGLGSSSAAICAGIVAARAVTIGGEQKLDDTALLELANEIEGHPDNVAACLLGGFTLAWTDAGTARAIRMDPADSIVPVVFVPGKPVLTETARGLLPRTVPHVDAAANAGRAALLVEALTRRPELLLAATEDRLHQEYRAPAMPESVALVNRLRADGVPAVVSGAGPTVLALVEDAAAEKVAALAGEGWAANRLTLDAAGTCVLPLAG from the coding sequence ATGGCCGGTCCCGCGTTCCGCGCCGCCGCCGTCCGGGTGCGCACCCCCGCTACCAGCGCCAATCTCGGTCCCGGCTTCGATGCCCTGGGTCTTTCCCTGGGCCTGTACGACGATGTCGTGGTGCGCGTCGCCGACTCCGGCCTGCACATCGACATCGCAGGTGAGGGCGCCGACTCCCTGCCGCGCGACGAGAGTCATCTGCTCGTCCGGTCGATGCGCACCGCCTTCGAGCTGCTCGGCGGACAGCCGCGCGGCCTGGAAATCGTCTGCGCCAACCGCATTCCGCACGGCCGCGGCCTGGGGTCTTCCTCCGCCGCCATCTGCGCAGGCATCGTCGCCGCCCGCGCGGTGACGATAGGCGGTGAGCAAAAGCTCGACGACACCGCGCTGCTGGAGCTGGCCAACGAGATCGAGGGCCACCCCGACAATGTCGCCGCCTGCCTGCTGGGCGGGTTCACGCTCGCCTGGACGGACGCCGGCACCGCCCGCGCGATCCGGATGGATCCCGCAGATTCCATCGTTCCGGTGGTCTTCGTCCCCGGAAAGCCGGTGCTGACCGAGACCGCCCGTGGACTGCTGCCGCGCACCGTCCCCCATGTGGACGCCGCGGCCAACGCCGGCCGCGCCGCACTGCTCGTCGAGGCGCTGACCAGGCGCCCCGAGCTGCTGCTCGCCGCGACCGAGGACCGACTCCACCAGGAATACCGCGCTCCCGCGATGCCGGAGAGTGTGGCCCTGGTGAACCGACTGCGTGCGGACGGCGTCCCTGCAGTCGTGTCCGGTGCGGGCCCGACGGTGCTCGCGCTGGTCGAGGACGCGGCGGCCGAGAAGGTCGCGGCACTGGCGGGAGAGGGGTGGGCGGCCAACCGGCTGACCCTCGACGCGGCGGGCACCTGCGTGCTGCCGCTCGCCGGGTGA
- a CDS encoding protein-tyrosine-phosphatase, whose product MAPLGRGIAGPGTGTHPPVPPSPPFRILHVSTGNVCRSPITERLHRRALELRLGDARSGGLLVESAGTWGHEGAPMETHAATVLTDYGADPAGFLGRELLDEHVIRADLVLTATRDHRAQVISMGHSAGLRTFTLKEFNRLVRAIDPATLPDPDPDLPDGGLVERARALVGAAAALRGWLLAPNPESDEVYDPYGAPITFFRSIGDEINQALDPVVTALTGVPARA is encoded by the coding sequence ATGGCGCCCCTGGGGCGTGGCATAGCGGGACCAGGCACCGGCACCCACCCACCTGTACCCCCCTCACCCCCTTTTCGGATCCTCCACGTCAGCACCGGCAACGTCTGCCGCTCGCCGATCACCGAGCGGCTGCACCGCCGTGCCCTGGAGCTGCGGCTGGGCGACGCCCGCAGCGGCGGGCTGCTCGTGGAGAGCGCCGGCACCTGGGGCCACGAAGGCGCGCCGATGGAGACCCACGCCGCGACGGTGCTCACCGACTACGGCGCCGACCCGGCCGGGTTCCTCGGCCGGGAACTGCTCGACGAGCACGTCATCCGCGCCGACCTGGTGCTCACCGCCACCCGTGACCACCGTGCCCAGGTCATCTCGATGGGGCACTCCGCGGGGCTGCGCACCTTCACGCTCAAGGAGTTCAACCGGCTGGTGCGGGCGATAGACCCGGCCACGCTGCCCGACCCCGACCCGGACCTGCCGGACGGCGGGCTGGTCGAGCGCGCCCGTGCGCTGGTCGGCGCCGCCGCGGCGCTGCGCGGCTGGCTGCTGGCGCCCAACCCGGAGTCCGACGAGGTCTACGACCCCTACGGGGCGCCCATCACCTTCTTCCGCTCCATCGGCGACGAGATCAACCAGGCGCTCGACCCGGTCGTCACCGCCCTCACCGGGGTCCCGGCGAGGGCCTGA
- the glyA gene encoding serine hydroxymethyltransferase → MPATTASPRHETPAGPSRAAEPAAGAAETAEDRARAAARDAAARPAGAPDFAALLHQDPEIAGVLLGESARQSDCLQLIAAENFTSPAVLAALGSPLGNKYAEGYPGARHHGGCEIVDLAERIAVERAKALFGAEHANVQAHSGSSAVLAAYAALLRPGDTVLAMSLPHGGHLTHGSPANFSGRWFDFAGYGVDEETGLLDYDAIRELARARRPKAIVCGSISYPRHIDYAAFRDIADETGAYLIADVAHPLGLIAGGAAPSPVPYAHVVCGTTHKVLRGPRGGLILCGGKLAERIDRAVFPFTQGGAQMNAVAAKAVAFGEAATPAFAAYAHQVTANARVLAGALAGQGLTVTTGGTDTHLITVDTAPRGLDARTARGRLAAAGIVLDTCALPCAQAPDAPAARRTGLRLGTAAVTTQGMGEAEMTAVAELVVAALEEDGTARSRTVALVHGFPPYPDRG, encoded by the coding sequence ATGCCTGCCACCACCGCGTCACCCCGTCACGAGACCCCGGCCGGCCCTTCCCGGGCCGCCGAGCCCGCCGCCGGGGCGGCCGAGACCGCCGAGGACCGCGCACGGGCCGCCGCCCGTGACGCCGCCGCCCGGCCGGCCGGCGCCCCGGACTTCGCCGCCCTGCTGCACCAGGACCCCGAGATCGCCGGCGTACTGCTCGGTGAGAGCGCCCGGCAGAGCGACTGTCTTCAGCTGATCGCCGCGGAGAACTTCACCTCACCGGCCGTCCTCGCGGCCCTCGGCTCCCCGCTGGGCAACAAATACGCCGAGGGGTACCCGGGGGCCCGCCACCACGGCGGCTGCGAGATCGTCGACCTCGCCGAGCGCATCGCGGTGGAGCGCGCCAAGGCCCTCTTCGGCGCCGAACACGCCAACGTCCAGGCACACTCCGGGTCTTCGGCCGTACTGGCCGCCTACGCCGCCCTGCTGCGCCCCGGTGACACCGTCCTGGCCATGTCCCTCCCGCACGGCGGGCACCTCACCCACGGCTCGCCCGCCAACTTCTCCGGCCGCTGGTTCGACTTCGCCGGCTACGGCGTCGACGAGGAGACCGGGCTGCTGGATTACGACGCGATCCGGGAGCTGGCCCGCGCCCGCCGGCCCAAGGCCATCGTCTGCGGTTCGATCTCCTACCCCCGGCACATCGACTACGCCGCCTTCCGCGATATCGCCGACGAGACCGGCGCGTATCTGATCGCCGATGTCGCGCATCCGCTCGGGCTGATCGCCGGGGGAGCGGCGCCCAGCCCCGTCCCGTACGCGCATGTGGTGTGCGGAACCACACACAAGGTGCTGCGCGGGCCGCGCGGCGGGCTGATCCTGTGCGGCGGGAAGCTGGCCGAGCGCATCGACCGTGCGGTGTTCCCCTTCACCCAGGGCGGCGCCCAGATGAACGCGGTGGCGGCCAAGGCCGTCGCCTTCGGGGAGGCCGCCACGCCCGCCTTCGCCGCGTACGCCCATCAGGTCACCGCCAATGCCCGGGTACTCGCCGGGGCGCTGGCCGGACAGGGCCTGACGGTCACCACCGGTGGCACCGACACCCACCTGATCACCGTCGATACCGCTCCCCGCGGCCTCGACGCCCGCACCGCCCGGGGACGGCTCGCCGCCGCCGGGATCGTGCTGGACACCTGCGCGCTGCCGTGTGCCCAGGCCCCCGACGCCCCGGCGGCCCGCCGGACCGGCCTGCGGCTGGGGACCGCCGCGGTGACCACGCAGGGCATGGGCGAGGCGGAGATGACGGCGGTCGCCGAGCTGGTCGTGGCGGCGCTGGAGGAGGACGGTACGGCCCGCTCCCGGACCGTCGCATTGGTCCATGGCTTTCCGCCTTATCCCGATCGCGGGTGA
- the rpmE gene encoding 50S ribosomal protein L31, with amino-acid sequence MKRDIHPEYVETQVSCTCGASFTTRSTVAGGTVRADICSECHPFYTGKQKIMDTGGRVARFEARFGKGAAAAKK; translated from the coding sequence TTGAAGCGCGACATCCACCCGGAGTACGTCGAGACCCAGGTCAGCTGCACCTGTGGCGCGTCCTTCACCACCCGTAGCACGGTCGCCGGCGGCACCGTCCGCGCCGACATCTGCTCCGAGTGCCACCCGTTCTACACGGGCAAGCAGAAGATCATGGACACGGGCGGCCGCGTGGCCCGCTTCGAGGCCCGCTTCGGCAAGGGCGCTGCAGCCGCCAAGAAGTAG
- a CDS encoding MraY family glycosyltransferase: MGQPVREYLLTLCVTAAVTYLLTGPVRKFAIAAGAMPEIRARDVHREPTPRLGGIAMFGGLCAGLLVASHLTNLKSVFENSDEPRALLSGAALIWLLGVLDDKWGVDALVKLGGQMIAAGVMVLQGLTILWIPIPGVGTVSLTPMQGTLLTVALVVITINAVNFVDGLDGLASGMVCIAAAAFFMYAYRMWFGYGIEAAAPATLFSVVLMGMCLGFLPHNMHPARIFMGDSGSMLIGLVMAAGAVSVTGQVDPDLLNVKAGGLREATHAMVPVYIPLLLPLTVIAVPVADLILAIVRRTWKGQSPFAADRGHLHHRLLEIGHSHSRAVLIMYFWSALIAFGAVAYSVNNASMWIVLGIVLLSAVGLVLLLLPRFTPRTPRWAEWMVPPRYRRVSRATAPQAPAAEWDEESVAGPQEEREPVPAGINGATAIGDRSRFVEHRRADSHH; encoded by the coding sequence ATGGGGCAGCCCGTGCGTGAATACCTGCTGACGCTGTGCGTCACGGCCGCGGTGACCTACCTGCTGACCGGGCCGGTACGGAAGTTCGCGATCGCGGCCGGTGCGATGCCGGAGATCCGTGCGCGTGATGTGCACCGCGAGCCGACACCGCGGCTCGGCGGTATCGCCATGTTCGGCGGCCTGTGCGCCGGTCTGCTGGTGGCCTCGCACCTGACCAACCTCAAGAGCGTCTTCGAGAACTCCGACGAGCCCAGGGCGCTGCTCTCCGGCGCCGCCCTGATCTGGCTCCTCGGCGTCCTGGACGACAAGTGGGGCGTGGACGCCCTGGTCAAGCTCGGCGGCCAGATGATCGCCGCGGGCGTGATGGTCCTGCAGGGCCTGACGATCCTCTGGATCCCGATCCCCGGCGTCGGCACGGTCTCGCTGACCCCCATGCAGGGCACCCTGCTGACCGTCGCCCTCGTCGTGATCACCATCAACGCGGTGAACTTCGTCGACGGCCTGGACGGCCTCGCCTCCGGCATGGTGTGCATCGCCGCCGCGGCGTTCTTCATGTACGCGTACCGGATGTGGTTCGGCTACGGCATCGAGGCGGCCGCGCCGGCCACGCTGTTCTCGGTCGTCCTGATGGGCATGTGCCTCGGCTTCCTGCCGCACAACATGCACCCGGCGCGCATCTTCATGGGCGACTCGGGCTCGATGCTGATCGGCCTGGTGATGGCCGCGGGCGCGGTCTCGGTGACCGGCCAGGTCGACCCGGACCTGCTCAATGTGAAGGCGGGCGGTCTGCGTGAGGCGACCCACGCGATGGTGCCGGTCTACATCCCGCTGCTGCTGCCCCTGACGGTCATCGCGGTGCCGGTCGCCGACCTGATCCTGGCGATCGTGCGGCGTACGTGGAAGGGCCAGTCGCCGTTCGCGGCCGACCGCGGGCACCTGCACCACCGGCTCCTGGAGATCGGGCACTCGCACAGCCGGGCCGTGCTGATCATGTACTTCTGGTCGGCCCTGATCGCGTTCGGCGCGGTGGCCTACTCCGTGAACAACGCCAGCATGTGGATCGTGCTGGGCATCGTGCTGCTGAGCGCGGTCGGGCTGGTGCTGCTTCTGCTGCCGCGCTTCACCCCGCGCACGCCGCGCTGGGCGGAGTGGATGGTGCCGCCGCGCTACCGCCGGGTCTCCCGTGCAACGGCTCCGCAGGCCCCGGCCGCGGAATGGGACGAGGAGAGCGTCGCCGGGCCGCAGGAGGAGCGGGAACCGGTTCCCGCGGGCATCAACGGGGCCACCGCGATCGGCGACCGCTCACGCTTCGTGGAACACCGAAGGGCGGACAGTCACCACTGA